A window of the Salvelinus sp. IW2-2015 linkage group LG3, ASM291031v2, whole genome shotgun sequence genome harbors these coding sequences:
- the LOC111981154 gene encoding galactose-specific lectin nattectin-like, whose amino-acid sequence MGLPITASCDLAWNRTRVCSDASSTEMECLRPLSNSGGPWDTLLSLRPHLGQMARGRGLDNTGGHFSLQSWEGLWLWNDGSRFSYQNCGQGQPDNHNYGAVNDNTNGREHCMEMNYGGDRGLNDAPCRIQRPFMCSRKM is encoded by the exons atgggactcccaatcacggccagttgtgatctagcctggaatcgaaccagggtctgtagtgacgcctctagcactgagatggagtgccttagaccgctgagcaaCTCGGGAGGCCCRTGGGACACACTGCTATCACTACGTCCCCATCTTGGCCAAATGGCCAGAGGCAGAG GCTTGGATAACACTGGAGGCCACTTCAGTCTCCAGAGTTGG GAGGGTCTTTGGCTTTGGAACGACGGGTCCAGGTTTAGCTACCAGAACTGCGGCCAGGGGCAACCCGATAACCACAACTATGGTGCAGTGAACGACAACACGAATGGCCGTGAGCATTGCATGGAGATGAACTACGGAG GTGACCGTGGCTTGAATGATGCACCCTGCCGGATTCAACGGCCATTCATGTGTTCCAGAAAAATGTGA